GAAACCAACTCCGGCGTCTTCGTCACTGACATCAATGAACCGGACTTCACAGCCGACGCTCGGAAGTACAGCATCCGCCAAAGTGGTTCCGAGGCCGTGTTTGTGACGTTGGTGCAGGTGTACGACGCTCAGGCGACGCCGGATGTGACGATCGAGGCCGTCGGTGCCGGGCCGAACGCGAACAACCCGTTCCAACTCCGCCTCCGACGCGACGGCGTTTTCGATCAGGACATCACCTTCACCCCCCCGGACCTGTACACCCCCGATGCCGACGCCAACATCAACGGCGGCCACAACGACATCGTCTTCGGCCCCGACGGCCGGCTCCACAAGGTCTTCCTCGACCGCGGCGGCGACACCGGCTCGACCGGCCTCAAGTACACCGTCCGCGACCCGATCACCGGCGACTGGTCCAGCCCGGTCACTATCGACGGCTCCTCCGACTTCGCCGGCCAATACCCGGACCTCGAACTCGACAACCTCGACCGCCCCGCCGTCGCTTACTTCGACGGCAATGCCGGTGACCTGAAGTACGCATACATGTCGCCGTTCACCGACTCGTTCCAAGTGCAAACGGTCGACAGCAAGCAGTCGGTCGGGCTGTACCCGTCGCTGACGTTTACACGCAGCTCCAACGCGGCACTCATTGGCTACTACCACAACACCAAGGGCGAGCTCCGCGTCGCCGCCCAGCAGGGTGATGAGCTGTGGGACATCGAAACGATGGACGGTGCCGGCAGTGATAAGGACACCGGCCGATTCAGCCAAATCCGACTCGACCCCAACCGCACCGACCTCAACTCGCGCTACGTCATCGGCTACGAGGACACCCGCAACGGCACTTACAAATGGGGCTACTTCTACGGTGGTTCCTTCCGAACCGAAGTCATCGACGATGACCTCACGATCGCCGGCGGCTACCTCTCGCTTGACTTCGTCGACAGCGGCAGCGGCTTCGACAACGCCGTGCTTGGCGACAAATGGCAGCCGGTCGTGTCATACTACTCCAGCGTACCCGACACCTCGCTGAAGTACGCCGCCCGCACCAAGCCGCCGATCTCCAACGGCTTCGGCACATGGAACGCCGTCCAGCTCGACGGCGTCGGCTCCAGCAAAAAAGTCGGCCTGTACTCGAGCCTGCAGGTCGTCAACAACCGCCCGGACATCTTCTACTTCGACTCCAAGAACAACCTCTTGAAGCGAGTCACGCAGAACGCCGGCGGCACCTGGGACTACGCCGACCCGCTCGCCACAGGCGGACGCGAGATTCACATCGACCGCAACACCGCCGGCACCGTCGCCGTCACCAGCCTCGACGAATCCGTCACCGGCGGACGCGTGAAGGTGTTCTTCTACTAACCCGCACCCACGGGGGAGCCGCATTACACGCTACGCGGCCGAACCCCTGAGCCAATGCAAGAACACCGCGCCGGCGATACTGACGTTGAGCGAATCAACGCCACCGGCCATGGGGATCATCACGTGGTAGTCACACGCCGCGGCGACGCCCTCGGGGACCCCGGCGAACTCGCTGCCGAGGACGATCACGCCGGCTTCCGTCGGCTCAACCGTCCGCAGTTCGACCGCGTCAGCGTGCAAATCGGCGGCGAACGTCGGCGACGTCTGCGCCGCGATCCACGCCGGTAAGTCTGCCACCTCGTAAACTGGCATGCGGAAGATGTGCCCCATGCTCACACGGATCACCCGGCGGTAGAACGGGTCGTGGCACCCGCCGTCAAGCACGACGGCGGTGCATCCGAACGCCGCCGCGATGCGGATCAATGCGCCGAGATTCTCCGGGTCGTTGATCCCTGAAAGCGCGACAACCCAACCGCCGAGCGTCGCCGGGACCGGCTGCAATGTTGCCCGCCCCACCGCCAGCGCGCCGCGATGAAAGTCGTAGCCGGTGATGACCCGCATGTTGGCTTGCGACGCTTCGAACACTTCCCCGCGTAAGACGTCGCTCAACGCTTCGACCTTCTTCGGCTTCGCCAACACCGCACGCACGTCGAAATCGCTCTGCAGCAGACGCCGCACGACCGTGTCGCCCTCGGCGACGAAGTAACCGCGCTGTCGCAAACCCTTGTCAACATGCACCGTCCGCCCGTCCGCCCCGCCGAACACGTCACGCCAAGGATCGAGCCTGGGATCGCTCGGATCTCCAATGCGGTGGACATGCGGTGCGCTTGACATGGTTGCTATCGTTGAACGCATGTCCGTGGATGTCCGAAACCTCCGCAAGTCCTATCCGCAGCCGGGCGGCGGCAGTGTCAGCGTCCTCGACGTGCCGGAGTTGACGCTCGCCGATGGCGAGCAGGTCGCGCTCATCGGCGGCAGCGGCACCGGCAAGACGACACTCCTGCATATCCTCGCCGGCATCGTTCCGGCCGACAGCGGCAGCGTCACCCTCGCTGGTGCCGATCTTGCGAGCCTCGGCGAAGCCGAACGCGATCGCCATCGTGGCGCGAATCTCG
This is a stretch of genomic DNA from Planctomycetota bacterium. It encodes these proteins:
- a CDS encoding RNA methyltransferase, which translates into the protein MSSAPHVHRIGDPSDPRLDPWRDVFGGADGRTVHVDKGLRQRGYFVAEGDTVVRRLLQSDFDVRAVLAKPKKVEALSDVLRGEVFEASQANMRVITGYDFHRGALAVGRATLQPVPATLGGWVVALSGINDPENLGALIRIAAAFGCTAVVLDGGCHDPFYRRVIRVSMGHIFRMPVYEVADLPAWIAAQTSPTFAADLHADAVELRTVEPTEAGVIVLGSEFAGVPEGVAAACDYHVMIPMAGGVDSLNVSIAGAVFLHWLRGSAA